One part of the Paraburkholderia flagellata genome encodes these proteins:
- a CDS encoding DUF3311 domain-containing protein — protein sequence MAHDADAGKSSKHWLWLLLLPWIAMIWVPSYNKIEPTLWDFPFFYWYQLLWVLISAVITALVYFKTKTRSKDDAGGAQ from the coding sequence ATGGCTCACGACGCCGACGCCGGAAAATCAAGCAAGCATTGGCTATGGCTTTTGCTGCTGCCCTGGATCGCGATGATCTGGGTGCCGTCATACAACAAGATCGAGCCCACTCTGTGGGATTTCCCGTTTTTCTACTGGTATCAGCTTCTCTGGGTGCTGATCAGCGCTGTCATTACCGCGCTCGTCTATTTCAAGACGAAGACCCGCAGCAAGGACGATGCAGGGGGCGCGCAATGA